A stretch of the Malus sylvestris chromosome 10, drMalSylv7.2, whole genome shotgun sequence genome encodes the following:
- the LOC126585099 gene encoding uncharacterized protein LOC126585099, giving the protein MAAEPSSSASSSSSSDLRIIVERNPSESRLSQLDIKCWPKWGCSPGKYQLKFDAEETCYLLKGRVKAYYPKGSSEYVEFGAGDLVTIPKGLTCTWDVSLAVDKHYKFESSFSASSSSSS; this is encoded by the exons ATGGCTGCAGAACCCTCCTCATCAGCAAGTTCCTCATCATCTTCAGACCTAAGAATCATAGTTGAAAGAAACCCTTCTGAATCTCGCTTATCCCAACTGGACATCAAGTGCTGGCCCAA ATGGGGTTGCTCGCCGGGGAAGTACCAGCTGAAGTTTGATGCAGAGGAGACGTGTTATTTGTTGAAGGGAAGAGTGAAGGCGTATTATCCAAAAGGGTCGTCGGAATATGTCGAGTTTGGAGCTGGAGATCTTGTCACCATCCCAAAGGGACTCACCTGCACTTGGGATGTTTCTCTTGCTGTTGATAAACACTACAAATTCGAATCTTctttttctgcttcttcttcttcttcttcttaa